In Rosa chinensis cultivar Old Blush chromosome 1, RchiOBHm-V2, whole genome shotgun sequence, a genomic segment contains:
- the LOC112189937 gene encoding uncharacterized protein LOC112189937 isoform X2, with the protein MGKPCHSLISGAGGIQALMKSNERKLAEEDQSILMASECLTPSSGLVCYKTLHVKFKALTLKRLKLNLNNNRQMEMNQPLPHPPTLFLTKKESLTETEDSFSALTQTRKLTAAIGTELRKSNLLFYVLPD; encoded by the exons ATGGGTAAACCATGTCATTCTCTTATCTCag GTGCTGGTGGCATTCAAGCTCTCATGAAAAGCAATGAAAGAAAATTAGCCGAAGAAGATCAGTCAATACTGATGGCCTCGGAATGCCTTACCCCATCATCAGGGCTGGTTTGTTACAAAACTCTCCACGTGAAATTCAAGGCTTTAACTTTGAAAAG GTTGAAACTGAATTTGAACAACAATAGGCAAATG GAAATGAATCAACCACTTCCACACCCGCCCACCCTCTTCCTGACAAAAAAGGAGTCCTTGACAGAGACAGAAGACAGTTTTTCAGCACTGACTCAGACAAGAAAGCTCACAG CTGCAATTGGTACTGAACTCAGGAAGAGCAACCTGCTGTTCTATGTATTACCAGATTAA
- the LOC112189937 gene encoding uncharacterized protein LOC112189937 isoform X1, protein MGKPCHSLISGAGGIQALMKSNERKLAEEDQSILMASECLTPSSGLVCYKTLHVKFKALTLKRLKLNLNNNRQMEMNQPLPHPPTLFLTKKESLTETEDSFSALTQTRKLTGKPLQKFSSFSFIFLESSNNSSD, encoded by the exons ATGGGTAAACCATGTCATTCTCTTATCTCag GTGCTGGTGGCATTCAAGCTCTCATGAAAAGCAATGAAAGAAAATTAGCCGAAGAAGATCAGTCAATACTGATGGCCTCGGAATGCCTTACCCCATCATCAGGGCTGGTTTGTTACAAAACTCTCCACGTGAAATTCAAGGCTTTAACTTTGAAAAG GTTGAAACTGAATTTGAACAACAATAGGCAAATG GAAATGAATCAACCACTTCCACACCCGCCCACCCTCTTCCTGACAAAAAAGGAGTCCTTGACAGAGACAGAAGACAGTTTTTCAGCACTGACTCAGACAAGAAAGCTCACAGGTAAACCTCTACAAAAATTTTCTTCATTCAGCTTCATTTTTCTTGAGAGCTCAAACAATAGTAGCGACTAA
- the LOC112172038 gene encoding uncharacterized protein LOC112172038, protein MNLCGETVTQAMMLEKTFSTFHASNMVFQQQYRERGFTKYSDLISCLLVAEQNNELLMKNHQSRPTGSQPFPEANAIITSGYGNRCGGRHGKACNRGHRRGQGRQNGQALGGYNQCGGKGHWARTCRAEEHLVALYKASLKKKHVETNYIDHSDPWDSSEPIDITPLDISDFFANNGSNFDDMTSGGILDDY, encoded by the exons ATGAATCTTTGTGGAGAAACTGTAACTCAGGCCATGATGCTTGAAAAGACATTCTCCACTTTTCATGCCTCCAATATGGTCTTCCAGCAGCAATACAGAGAAAGAGGATTCACCAAATATTCTGATCTCATCTCTTGTCTTCTGGTGGCTGAGCAAAACAATGAACTCTTAATGAAGAACCATCAGTCTCGCCCTACAGGATCACAACCATTCCCTGAAGCGAATGCTATTATTACTAGTGGTTATGGCAATAGATGTGGTGGAAGGCATGGCAAAGCCTGTAACCGTGGTCATAGACGTGGTCAGGGTCGACAAAATGGCCAAGCTCTTGGGGGCTACAACCA ATGTGGTGGTAAAGGCCATTGGGCTCGCACCTGTCGTGCAGAAGAACATTTGGTGGCCCTCTACAAAGCTTCCttgaaaaagaaacatgtgGAGACAAACTACATTGACCACTCTGACCCTTGGGATTCATCTGAGCCTATAGACATTACTCCGCTCGATATCTCAGATTTTTTTGCGAACAATGGAAGCAATTTTGATGATATGACCAGTGGTGGAATTCTTGACGACTACTAG